In Kryptolebias marmoratus isolate JLee-2015 linkage group LG22, ASM164957v2, whole genome shotgun sequence, a single window of DNA contains:
- the supt3h gene encoding transcription initiation protein SPT3 homolog isoform X2: MAGSATSSSKERPASRTSFIPELQSMMFALGDARRPLQETAALVEDVVHTQLINMLHQACEGAALRGSRVISAEDILFLMRRDKRKLARLIKYLQFRDYKSKLLKTLEDEDVQQEPGGAAAGGNQRRQRLAQDFLAWMDQTGELLSLAERQEVDPVKQERIERLERQTRNMDPAQYSEFCESRQLSFAKKASKFRDWLDCSSLELKPNSIAMEILSYLAYEMVAQIVDLSLLVKQEMSVKTNPVSHVISASYIHYSAHAEVKKDPDSPEATPPSTPGSSHSSKPLLQGNGSVDSRVRQRKRKKSCPASVEPPSGAIQPCHIREAIRRYSYRPMSSYSRSGMAFLTC, from the exons ATGGCTGGATCTGCCACCTCCAGTTCTAAAGAGCGTCCAGCTTCCAGGACCAGTTTCATCCCAGAGCTGCAAAGCATGAt GTTTGCTTTAGGAGACGCTCGCAGGCCTCTGCAGGAAACTGCCGCCCTGGTGGAAGACGTTGTGCACACTCAGCTCATTAATATG CTGCATCAGGCCTGTGAAGGAGCCGCGCTCCGGGGTTCGAGGGTCATCTCAGCCGAGGACATCCTTTTCCTGATGAGGAGAGACAAG AGGAAGTTGGCCCGACTGATAAAATATCTCCAGTTCCGAGATTATAAATCCAAGCTCCTGAAAACTTTGGAGGATGAAGACGTGCAGCAGGAACCAG GTGGTGCCGCTGCCGGCGGGAACCAGCGCAGGCAGCGATTGGCCCAGGACTTCCTGGCCTGGATGGATCAGACCGGTGAACTTCTGTCACTGGCTGAGCGACAGGAAGTCGATCCTGTCAAACAGGAGAGGATAGAG CGTTTGGAGCGTCAGACCCGTAACATGGATCCGGCTCAGTACTCCGAGTTCTGTGAGAGTCGACAGCTCAGCTTTG CCAAGAAAGCGTCCAAGTTCAGGGACTGGTTGGACTGCAGCAGCCTGGAGCTGAAACCCAACAGCATCGCCATGGAGATCCTGTCATACCTGGCTTATGAGATGGTCGCACAg ATTGTAGACCTGTCCCTGTTGgtgaaacaggaaatgagtgTGAAGACAAATCCTGTGAGTCATGTGATCTCTGCCAGCTACATCCACTACAGCGCACACGCCGAG GTGAAGAAGGACCCCGACTCGCCCGAGGCCACGCCCCCCTCCACTCCGGGGTCCTCGCACTCGTCGAAGCCCCTCCTGCAGGGTAACGGCAGCGTGGACAGCCGAGTGCGGCAGAGGAAGCGCAAAAAG AGCTGTCCGGCTTCAGTGGAGCCCCCCAGTGGAGCCATCCAACCCTGCCACATCAGAGAGGCCATCAGGAGGTACAGCTACAGACCGAtg AGTTCTTACAGCAGGAGTGGGATGGCCTTCCTCACCTGTTGA
- the runx2a gene encoding RUNX family transcription factor 2a, whose translation MQLPSPNNRHVDEQEVKTPTLHRSRASLRGLVQTDSPNFLCSSLPQHWRCNKTLPRTFTVVALGNDVPDGVVVTVMAGNDDNCSAELRNATTTMKQGYAQFNDLRFIGRSGRGKSFTLSVNVLTSPPQIATLHRAIKITVDGPRLPRRQRQKELKPGVFRPPSSANSSHASSDSRSFSSSLWTNEASFLGQMTSLTSTIAPTPRMHHLPPYSTQPPPYSSSYLSSPPVPPPLSHSGPFQPPSFYYGSNQPLQTTGEDRNIITALTNYIEGACLTMRGDEPVWRPY comes from the exons ATGCAGCTGCCCTCACCTAACAATCGCCATGTAGATGAGCAGGAAGTAAAAACTCCAACGCTGCATCGGAGCAGAGCATCCCTAAGAGGCCTGGTACAGACTGACAGCCCAAacttcctctgcagcagcttaCCACAACACTGGAGGTGTAACAAGACCCTGCCAAGAACCTTCACT GTGGTTGCCCTGGGTAACGATGTGCCCGATGGTGTGGTTGTGACAGTGATGGCTGGCAATGACGACAACTGCAGCGCGGAGCTACGCAATGCCACAACAACCATGAAGCAGGGTTACGCACAGTTTAATGACCTCCGCTTCATAGGTCGCAGCGGCAGAG GTAAGAGTTTCACCCTGTCAGTAAACGTGCTGACCTCACCTCCTCAGATCGCCACCCTGCACAGAGCTATTAAGATCACTGTGGATGGACCTCGGCTTCCAAGAC GACAGAGACaaaaggagctgaaacctgGAGTCTTCAGACCTCCCAGCAGCGCCAACAGCAGCCATGCTTCATCAG aCAGTAgatccttctcttcctccttaTGGACCAATGAAGCATCATTTCTTGGTCAGATGACATCTTTGACATCCACCATTGCCCCAACTCCCAGAATGCACCACCTCCCCCCTTACTCCACCCAACCTCCTCCCTACAGCTCCTCGTACCTGTCGTCTCCTCCTGTGCCCCCTCCGCTGAGCCACAGCGGCCCCTTCCAGCCCCCCAGCTTCTACTACGGATCGAACCAACCTCTCCAAACCACAGGGGAGGACCGCAACATCATTACAGCACTGACCAATTACATTGAAGGGGCGTGTCTTACCATGAGAGGAGACGAGCCTGTCTGGAGACCTTActga
- the cdc5l gene encoding cell division cycle 5-like protein, which produces MPRIMIKGGVWRNTEDEILKAAVMKYGKNQWSRIASLLHRKSAKQCKARWYEWLDPSIKKTEWSREEEEKLLHLAKLMPTQWRTIAPIIGRTAAQCLEHYEYLLDKAAQRDNEEEVGDDPRKLKPGEIDPNPETKPARPDPVDMDEDELEMLSEARARLANTQGKKAKRKAREKQLEEARRLAALQKRRELRAAGIDVQKKRKKKRGVDYNAEIPFEKKPAQGFYDTSMEQYDALEPNFKRLRQQHLDGELRNEREERDRKKDKQKIKKKKESDLPSAILQTSGVAEFTKKRSKLVLPAPQISDAELEEVVKLGVASEVARQAAEESEGGNSASSTLLSEYSVTNNMTTGLRTPRTPAAQDRILQEAQNLMALTNIDTPLKGGLNTPLHESDFSGVTPQRQQIQTPNTVLSTPFRTPGPGQGSEAMTPIVGGGMTPRGTPGLTPGRTPLRDKLNINSEEQLADPAYAKHLQKESLQQLRQGLMSLPAPKNDFEIVLPENAEKELEETEMETGFIEDSADIEARKQAQRDAEREKELKLRHTAVQRSLPRPSEVNESVLRPASIEPLSDLQVAEELIKQEMITMLHHDCLLHPSANAANQLQRGKTKGPASTSNNASHISHLETHPYKPISTEDMEQAKAILAAEMEVVKAGMGHGDLSIEAYTQVWEECYGQVLYLPGQNRYTRANLASKKDRIESLEKKLEVNRGHMTAEARRAAKLEKKLKILLGGFQSRALGLLKQHNELWEQVEQAATELQTFNQLKKQEDLAIPRRQEALREDVERQMERERELQQRYGELLMDRESLLNSTPKY; this is translated from the exons ATGCCGCGAATTATGATAAAAGGAGGCGTCTGGCGCAACACTGAG GATGAGATTCTCAAGGCGGCGGTGATGAAATATGGAAAGAACCAATGGTCTCGTATTGCCTCCCTGCTGCACCGCAAGTCTGCCAAACAGTGTAAAGCCAGATG GTACGAGTGGTTGGACCCCAGTATCAAAAAGACAGAGTGgtccagagaggaggaggagaagctgcttCACCTGGCCAAGCTGATGCCCACTCAGTGGAGGACCATTGCTCCCATCATAGGACGCACTGCTGCCCAGTGTCTGGAGCACTACGAATACCTGCT AGATAAAGCAGCACAAAGAGACAATGAGGAAGAGGTGGGAGATGACCCCAGGAAGCTAAAACCAGGAGAAATCGACCCAAACCCTGAGACTAAACCTGCCAGGCCAGACCCTGTAGACATGGATGAAG aTGAACTGGAGATGCTGTCAGAAGCCAGAGCTCGTCTGGCCAACACCCAGGGGAAAAAAGCCAAAAGGAAGGCCAgggagaaacagctggaggaagcCAG ACGACTGGCGGCTCTGCAGAAGCGCAGGGAGCTGAGGGCAGCAGGAATTGATGttcagaagaagaggaagaagaagagaggagtgGACTACAACGCTGAAATCCCCTTTGAGAAAAAACCTGCACAG ggttTCTACGACACCAGCATGGAGCAGTATGATGCACTGGAGCCAAACTTTAAACGGCTCAGACAGCAACATCTGGATGGAGAACTACGCAA TGAGCGTGAGGAGAGGGACAGGAAGAAGGATAAGCAGaagataaagaagaagaaggagagcGATCTGCCTTCAGCTATCCTGCAGACCAGCGGCGTGGCAGAGTTCACAAAGAAACGGTCCAAACTGGTGCTTCCTGCACCACAG ATCAGCGATGCAGAGTTGGAGGAAGTCGTTAAACTGGGGGTTGCCAGTGAGGTTGCCCGGCAGGCTGCTGAAGAGAGCGAAGGTGGGAACTCTGCCTCCTCCACCCTCCTGTCGGAGTACAGTGTCACCAACAACATGACAACTGGACTGCGCACCCCACGCACCCCTGCTGCCCAGGACAGGATCCTGCAG GAAGCCCAGAACCTGATGGCTCTGACCAACATCGACACCCCCCTGAAAGGAGGCCTGAACACTCCGCTGCACGAGAGCGACTTCAGTGGAGTCACGCCTCAGCGGCAGCAGATCCAGACTCCCAACACCGTCCTCAGCACACCCTTCAG AACCCCTGGACCCGGTCAGGGCTCAGAAGCGATGACACCTATAGTTGGAGGTGGGATGACCCCACGTGGTACTCCGGGTTTGACCCCGGGTCGAACGCCGCTGAGGGACAAACTGAACATTAACAGCGAGGAGCAGCTGGCGGACCCTGCATACGCCAAACATctg caaaaagagagcctgcagcagctgagacaAGGCctgatgtcacttcctgccCCTAAGAACGACTTTGAGATCGTTCTTCCTGAAAACGCAGAGAAAGAACTGGAAGAGACGGAGATGGAGACGGGATTCATTGAAGACTCGGCCGATATCGAGGCTCGCAAGCAG GCTCAGCGGGACGCAGAGCGGGAGAAGGAGTTGAAGCTGCGGCACACGGCTGTGCAGAGGAGTCTCCCTCGACCGTCTGAG GTAAACGAGTCCGTCCTTCGCCCCGCCTCCATCGAGCCGCTGTCTGACCTCCAGGTGGCCGAGGAGCTcatcaaacaggaaatgatcaCCATGCTGCATCACGACTGCCTGCTTCATCCGTCAGCCAAcgcagccaatcagctgcagcgTGGCAAAACCAAAGGCCCCGCCTCCACATCAAACAACGCCTCCCACATCTCTCACCTGGAAACGCACCCCTACAAGCCAATCAGCACGGAGGACATGGAGCAG GCCAAGGCCATCCTGGCAGCAGAGATGGAGGTGGTGAAGGCAGGAATGGGTCACGGTGACCTCAGCATCGAGGCCTACACTCAGGTGTGGGAGGAATGCTACGGACAG GTGCTGTATCTCCCCGGTCAGAACAGGTACACCAGAGCCAACCTAGCATCAAAGAAAGATCGGATTGAAAGCCTGGAGAAGAAACTAGAG GTGAACCGTGGTCACATGACAGCAGAGGCTCGACGGGCAGCTAAGCTggagaagaaactgaaaatcCTGCTGGGAGGCTTCCAGTCCAGAGCTCTGGGGCTCCTGAAGCAGCACAATGAACTCTGGGAACAG GTGGAGCAGGCAGCCACTGAGCTGCAGACCTTCAATCAGCTGAAGAAACAAGAGGACCTGGCCATTCCCAGGAGACAGGAG GCTCTGCGGGAGGACGTGGAGCGGCAGATGGAGAGAGAACGGGAGCTTCAGCAGAGGTACGGAGAGCTGCTGATGGACAGGGAGTCTCTGCTCAACAGCACCCCCAAATACTGA
- the supt3h gene encoding transcription initiation protein SPT3 homolog isoform X1 yields the protein MAGSATSSSKERPASRTSFIPELQSMMFALGDARRPLQETAALVEDVVHTQLINMLHQACEGAALRGSRVISAEDILFLMRRDKRKLARLIKYLQFRDYKSKLLKTLEDEDVQQEPGGAAAGGNQRRQRLAQDFLAWMDQTGELLSLAERQEVDPVKQERIERLERQTRNMDPAQYSEFCESRQLSFGEEEVLDCPGQDSLRLFVWVFCLMLTLAAKKASKFRDWLDCSSLELKPNSIAMEILSYLAYEMVAQIVDLSLLVKQEMSVKTNPVSHVISASYIHYSAHAEVKKDPDSPEATPPSTPGSSHSSKPLLQGNGSVDSRVRQRKRKKSCPASVEPPSGAIQPCHIREAIRRYSYRPMSSYSRSGMAFLTC from the exons ATGGCTGGATCTGCCACCTCCAGTTCTAAAGAGCGTCCAGCTTCCAGGACCAGTTTCATCCCAGAGCTGCAAAGCATGAt GTTTGCTTTAGGAGACGCTCGCAGGCCTCTGCAGGAAACTGCCGCCCTGGTGGAAGACGTTGTGCACACTCAGCTCATTAATATG CTGCATCAGGCCTGTGAAGGAGCCGCGCTCCGGGGTTCGAGGGTCATCTCAGCCGAGGACATCCTTTTCCTGATGAGGAGAGACAAG AGGAAGTTGGCCCGACTGATAAAATATCTCCAGTTCCGAGATTATAAATCCAAGCTCCTGAAAACTTTGGAGGATGAAGACGTGCAGCAGGAACCAG GTGGTGCCGCTGCCGGCGGGAACCAGCGCAGGCAGCGATTGGCCCAGGACTTCCTGGCCTGGATGGATCAGACCGGTGAACTTCTGTCACTGGCTGAGCGACAGGAAGTCGATCCTGTCAAACAGGAGAGGATAGAG CGTTTGGAGCGTCAGACCCGTAACATGGATCCGGCTCAGTACTCCGAGTTCTGTGAGAGTCGACAGCTCAGCTTTGGTGAGGAGGAAGTTTTAGATTGTCCAGGTCAGGATTCACTGCGACTCTTTGTTTGGGTGTTCTGTCTGATGTTAACTCTCGCAGCCAAGAAAGCGTCCAAGTTCAGGGACTGGTTGGACTGCAGCAGCCTGGAGCTGAAACCCAACAGCATCGCCATGGAGATCCTGTCATACCTGGCTTATGAGATGGTCGCACAg ATTGTAGACCTGTCCCTGTTGgtgaaacaggaaatgagtgTGAAGACAAATCCTGTGAGTCATGTGATCTCTGCCAGCTACATCCACTACAGCGCACACGCCGAG GTGAAGAAGGACCCCGACTCGCCCGAGGCCACGCCCCCCTCCACTCCGGGGTCCTCGCACTCGTCGAAGCCCCTCCTGCAGGGTAACGGCAGCGTGGACAGCCGAGTGCGGCAGAGGAAGCGCAAAAAG AGCTGTCCGGCTTCAGTGGAGCCCCCCAGTGGAGCCATCCAACCCTGCCACATCAGAGAGGCCATCAGGAGGTACAGCTACAGACCGAtg AGTTCTTACAGCAGGAGTGGGATGGCCTTCCTCACCTGTTGA